A genomic segment from Ptychodera flava strain L36383 chromosome 19, AS_Pfla_20210202, whole genome shotgun sequence encodes:
- the LOC139118217 gene encoding uncharacterized protein produces MVGPPDAHETVRFIRHMDKFFDCLNVRNFDEHMRKRKPNLKPYSDPDDARFEWLQRDFLGYFRDWEQSVMDREGHFTKTERNAMCISKQTIEGLKMTVNSFVEVSRYLLQQGVNFVLSEKFCQDPLEEHFSKHRQRGGANNDPTIQAFGYQENVIRLQKSHHLRCITGNTRRQAQDTPEVIEDTPLPKRR; encoded by the exons ATGGTTGGACCACCAGATGCCCATGAAACTGTTCGGTTTATACGCCATATGGACAAGTTCTTTGATTGTCTGAATGTACGGAACTTCGATGAACATATGCGAAAACGGAAACCTAACCTGAAACCGTACAGTGACCCTGATGATGCAAGATTTGAG TGGCTTCAAAGAGACTTCCTGGGATATTTCCGTGATTGGGAACAATCAGTGATGGACAGAGAGGGGCATTTCACCAAGACCGAAAGAAATGCCATGTGCATCAGTAAACAGACTATTGAAGGACTTAAAATGACCG TGAATTCATTTGTAGAAGTATCCAGATACCTTCTTCAACAAGGAGTCAACTTTGTTCTAAGTGAGAAATTTTGCCAGGACCCTTTGGAGGAACACTTCAGCAAACATCGGCAACGGGGAGGAGCAAACAATGACCCTACAATACAAGCATTTGGCTATCAAGAAAATGTCATCCGCCTACAGAAGTCACACCACCTACGTTGCATCACAGGAAATACCAGGAGACAGGCACAGGACACCCCTGAGGTAATTGAGGATACCCCATTGCCAAAGAGAAGGTAG